From Synechococcus sp. A10-1-5-1, a single genomic window includes:
- a CDS encoding HD domain-containing protein: protein MTTALADHAMEWMKSMQAASREERVDLLFAYLNTHGQSSYDPSVTQLEHSLQTAHLAHQESQQPHLVVASLLHDIGHLMIDEHDERRDFLDQDCAHEAVAARALSVFFPTQVVAPVQRHVSAKRLLCSLDESYYAGLSDASKRSFAVQGGELSRSDAIRLLALEGMDDAMTLRRWDDRAKVHGVEVPDLDAYRQMVLNHLL from the coding sequence ATGACGACTGCACTGGCCGACCACGCCATGGAATGGATGAAATCCATGCAAGCGGCGAGTCGCGAAGAGCGTGTTGATCTGCTCTTCGCCTATCTCAACACCCATGGGCAATCCAGCTACGACCCATCGGTGACGCAGCTGGAACATTCTCTGCAGACAGCGCATCTGGCCCACCAGGAGTCGCAGCAGCCCCACCTGGTGGTGGCATCACTACTTCATGACATCGGCCATCTGATGATCGATGAACACGATGAGCGGAGGGATTTCCTCGATCAAGACTGTGCCCATGAGGCCGTGGCAGCCCGAGCACTCTCGGTGTTCTTCCCCACGCAGGTTGTTGCCCCCGTACAGCGGCATGTCTCAGCCAAGCGGCTGCTGTGCTCCCTCGATGAGTCGTATTACGCAGGGCTATCGGATGCATCGAAACGAAGCTTTGCCGTCCAAGGCGGAGAGCTGAGCCGTTCTGATGCAATACGGCTGTTGGCCTTAGAGGGGATGGACGATGCCATGACACTGCGGCGCTGGGACGACCGGGCCAAGGTTCATGGGGTTGAAGTGCCCGACTTGGATGCCTACAGGCAGATGGTCTTGAACCATCTCCTGTAG
- a CDS encoding phosphonate dehydrogenase: MTTLMSHQQRPHLVVTNHVQEEVIDFLSDFARVTANRSREPWSRHALLEAAADADGLLVFMPDCVDADFLDHCPRLRSIAGALRGFDNFDLSACDARGIRYQFIPNLLAAPTAELTVATLISLARSIPAGDAFVRTGQFPGWRPNFYSKGVINSTVGIVGMGQLGMEFAERMRGFGATLLYSDPVRLDRRSEQRLELQHVQFNDVIERSDHLVLMVPLTNDTLHLINADVLARCKPGAVLVNPCRGSVVDEQAVVRALQSGQLGGYGADVFEMEDWAREDHPASIPQGLIDQRDRTVLTPHIGSAVQSIREDIAMTAARNLKALVQSTLMPIR, from the coding sequence ATGACGACCCTCATGAGTCATCAACAGCGGCCCCATCTCGTGGTCACGAACCATGTGCAGGAGGAGGTGATCGACTTCCTCTCCGATTTCGCACGGGTCACCGCCAATCGCAGCCGGGAGCCCTGGAGCCGTCACGCCCTGCTGGAAGCAGCAGCGGACGCCGACGGCCTGCTGGTGTTCATGCCGGATTGCGTCGATGCCGACTTTCTGGATCACTGCCCGCGGCTGCGCTCGATTGCTGGAGCCCTCCGTGGTTTCGACAACTTCGATCTCTCTGCCTGTGATGCCCGGGGCATTCGCTATCAATTCATCCCCAATTTGTTGGCGGCACCAACGGCAGAACTCACCGTTGCGACTCTGATCAGCCTGGCGCGATCCATCCCAGCAGGGGATGCCTTCGTGCGCACAGGCCAGTTCCCTGGATGGCGGCCAAATTTCTACTCGAAGGGAGTGATCAACAGCACGGTTGGCATCGTGGGGATGGGGCAACTCGGCATGGAATTCGCCGAGCGCATGCGGGGCTTTGGCGCAACGCTGCTGTACAGCGATCCCGTTCGTCTTGATCGCCGATCCGAGCAACGTCTTGAGCTGCAGCATGTGCAGTTCAACGACGTGATTGAACGCAGTGATCACCTGGTGCTGATGGTGCCGCTCACGAACGACACGCTGCATCTGATCAATGCGGATGTGTTGGCCCGGTGCAAGCCAGGAGCCGTGCTGGTGAATCCATGCCGTGGCTCTGTGGTGGATGAACAGGCTGTTGTGCGGGCACTGCAATCAGGCCAGCTGGGGGGCTACGGAGCGGATGTTTTTGAGATGGAGGACTGGGCCCGAGAGGACCACCCCGCTTCCATTCCCCAGGGCTTAATCGATCAACGCGATCGCACCGTGCTCACCCCGCACATCGGGTCAGCCGTTCAATCCATCCGCGAAGACATCGCCATGACGGCGGCCCGCAATCTCAAGGCACTTGTTCAGTCCACCCTGATGCCGATCAGATGA
- the phnC gene encoding phosphonate ABC transporter ATP-binding protein gives MKDLLSIRQLSVSFGENNFAVRDISFSLQDGEFVVLLGSSGAGKSTLLRSLNVLVQPCSGSIRTRHHGEISASTNRQLRAHRRDTAMVFQQHQLIDRLSVLDNVLMGRLGHHCFLRSLLPLPESDRRKALSALERVGLIDKALARVKDLSGGQQQRVGIARALVQEPRLILADEPIASLDPESSVQILSLLKDICKRDRIAVLVSLHQVEFARQFADRIIGMAAGRIICDQHSMTLEESEIHALYRHTLEAAVT, from the coding sequence ATGAAAGATCTGTTAAGCATCCGGCAATTATCGGTATCATTTGGGGAAAACAATTTTGCAGTACGTGATATCAGTTTTTCACTCCAAGATGGAGAATTTGTTGTTCTTCTGGGCTCCTCTGGAGCCGGAAAATCAACGCTGCTTCGCTCCCTGAATGTCTTGGTTCAGCCCTGTTCGGGAAGCATCCGAACACGCCACCACGGAGAGATCAGCGCGAGCACCAACCGGCAGCTCCGCGCCCACCGTCGGGACACGGCGATGGTGTTCCAGCAGCACCAGCTGATTGACCGCTTATCCGTGCTCGACAACGTGCTGATGGGTCGCTTGGGACACCACTGTTTCCTGCGTTCACTGCTTCCACTTCCGGAGAGCGATCGCCGAAAAGCCCTCTCAGCACTGGAACGCGTGGGTTTGATCGATAAAGCACTGGCCCGCGTCAAAGACCTCAGCGGCGGCCAGCAGCAGCGCGTCGGAATCGCGCGGGCCCTTGTTCAGGAACCACGTCTGATTCTTGCGGATGAGCCGATCGCCAGTCTGGATCCGGAAAGTTCAGTGCAGATTCTTTCGCTGTTGAAGGACATCTGCAAACGCGACCGGATTGCTGTTCTGGTGAGCCTGCACCAGGTGGAATTCGCACGCCAGTTTGCTGATCGAATCATTGGCATGGCCGCTGGTCGCATCATTTGCGACCAGCACTCCATGACCCTTGAGGAAAGCGAGATTCACGCTCTTTATCGCCACACGCTCGAGGCAGCGGTCACCTAA
- a CDS encoding AAA family ATPase encodes MVRIAISGSHSLGKSTFVHDWVHQHPEYIREEEPYRALRDWYAIEFKDGSTRLHNGIQLHYNASRVNRYHDSQDNVIFDRAPVDYIAYSQYTANQGTTDICDAFVDALVPTVRDSLRFLDVLVFIPISEQWPIAMEDDGIRPVDLAYRDEVDELFKQIYRQQRWQVMPTEQVPLLVELSGSRADRVKQLEDTIQNWSAAHGEGLSPPMQTMTA; translated from the coding sequence ATGGTGCGCATCGCGATCTCGGGCTCCCATTCACTCGGCAAGAGCACCTTTGTGCATGACTGGGTTCATCAACACCCTGAGTACATCCGCGAAGAAGAGCCCTATCGGGCCTTACGCGATTGGTACGCCATCGAATTCAAAGACGGTTCCACGCGGCTCCACAACGGGATCCAGCTGCACTACAACGCCAGCCGGGTTAATCGCTATCACGACAGCCAAGACAACGTGATCTTTGATCGCGCACCGGTCGACTACATCGCCTATTCGCAGTACACCGCCAATCAAGGCACCACAGACATCTGCGATGCCTTTGTGGACGCACTGGTGCCCACCGTTCGAGACAGCCTGAGGTTCCTAGACGTTCTGGTTTTCATTCCGATCAGTGAGCAGTGGCCGATCGCAATGGAAGACGACGGCATCCGCCCTGTGGACCTGGCCTACCGCGACGAGGTGGATGAACTCTTCAAGCAGATCTACCGCCAACAGCGTTGGCAGGTCATGCCGACAGAACAGGTGCCGCTGCTGGTGGAGCTCTCCGGATCAAGAGCTGATCGCGTGAAGCAACTGGAAGACACCATCCAGAACTGGTCAGCCGCGCATGGGGAAGGGTTGAGCCCTCCAATGCAGACCATGACCGCGTGA
- the zupT gene encoding zinc transporter ZupT: MHEQELFAFLLTLGAGLSTGIGSWLGVLSRRFSPGLLTTALSFSAGVMIFVSFVEIFPKARQSLTPALGTSTAYLVTVLAFFAGMLALALIDRLLPSHELAILPLREGSDSSALMRTGLFSALAIAIHNFPEGLATFVAALSEPRLGIGIAIAIAIHNIPEGLAVSAPVYYATGSRSQAFWISFASGLAEPLGALIGYVFLRSFLNDVVLGLVFASVAGIMIYICFDELLPAAQRTGAKHHLMMVGVTAGMLVMSISLVMLS; this comes from the coding sequence GTGCATGAGCAAGAACTCTTTGCTTTCTTGCTCACACTTGGTGCTGGTTTATCGACCGGTATCGGCAGTTGGCTCGGGGTGCTTAGCCGCCGCTTCAGCCCAGGCCTGCTGACCACCGCCTTGAGCTTCTCAGCCGGCGTGATGATCTTTGTCTCCTTCGTGGAGATCTTCCCGAAGGCGCGTCAGTCCCTGACCCCTGCCCTGGGCACCAGCACCGCTTACTTGGTAACGGTCCTGGCGTTTTTTGCGGGGATGTTGGCGCTGGCGCTGATCGATCGGCTGCTGCCGTCCCATGAGCTGGCGATCCTGCCGTTGCGGGAAGGGTCTGATTCCTCGGCCCTGATGCGAACGGGCTTGTTCTCGGCCCTCGCCATCGCGATCCATAACTTCCCCGAGGGGCTCGCCACCTTTGTGGCGGCTCTGTCTGAGCCCCGGCTTGGCATTGGCATCGCCATTGCCATCGCCATCCACAACATTCCTGAGGGGTTGGCGGTGTCAGCCCCCGTCTATTACGCGACCGGTAGCCGCAGTCAGGCCTTCTGGATTTCCTTTGCCTCCGGATTGGCGGAACCGCTCGGAGCGCTCATCGGTTACGTCTTTCTCCGCTCGTTCCTCAACGACGTGGTCCTCGGTCTGGTCTTCGCCAGCGTCGCCGGAATCATGATCTACATCTGCTTTGACGAGCTGCTGCCGGCGGCGCAGCGCACCGGTGCAAAGCATCATCTGATGATGGTTGGCGTCACCGCCGGCATGTTGGTGATGAGCATCAGCTTGGTGATGCTCAGTTAA
- the mazG gene encoding nucleoside triphosphate pyrophosphohydrolase: MLAKISGSQAIATPHEPNAALHELIAVVAKLRDPNGGCPWDLEQTHQSLVPYVLEEAHEVADAIRHGDDAHLKEELGDLLLQVVLHAQIAQEEQRFDLEAIAQGISEKLIRRHPHVFGDAVAEDSDAVKETWEAIKASEKGEAPPSASPLSDRLTGKVRGQPALAGAMTISKKAAKAGFEWDDMEGVWEKVHEELNELKEAVASGDKAHAQEELGDVLFTLVNVARWCGIDPESGLAGTNQRFLDRFSRVEAALGGDLQGRSIRELEALWQQAKAQIRNEQQGAV, encoded by the coding sequence ATGTTGGCCAAGATATCCGGGAGCCAAGCCATCGCCACCCCGCACGAGCCCAACGCAGCCCTCCATGAGCTGATCGCGGTGGTGGCCAAGCTGCGGGATCCCAACGGGGGCTGCCCCTGGGACCTGGAGCAAACCCACCAGTCCCTCGTTCCCTATGTCCTCGAGGAAGCCCACGAGGTGGCCGACGCCATCCGTCACGGGGATGACGCCCACCTCAAGGAGGAGCTCGGGGATTTGCTGCTGCAGGTGGTCCTCCATGCCCAGATCGCCCAGGAGGAGCAGCGCTTCGACCTCGAGGCCATCGCCCAGGGGATCAGCGAAAAATTGATCCGCCGCCACCCCCACGTCTTTGGCGATGCCGTCGCCGAGGACAGCGACGCGGTGAAGGAGACCTGGGAAGCGATCAAGGCCAGCGAGAAAGGCGAGGCCCCGCCATCCGCCAGCCCGCTGAGCGATCGCCTGACCGGCAAGGTGCGCGGGCAACCCGCCCTGGCCGGAGCAATGACCATCTCTAAGAAGGCCGCTAAGGCCGGCTTCGAGTGGGACGACATGGAGGGGGTCTGGGAGAAGGTTCACGAGGAGCTCAATGAGCTCAAGGAAGCCGTGGCCTCAGGCGACAAGGCCCACGCCCAGGAGGAACTCGGCGATGTCCTCTTCACCCTGGTCAACGTGGCCCGCTGGTGCGGCATTGACCCCGAATCCGGCCTGGCCGGCACCAACCAGCGCTTTCTCGATCGCTTCTCAAGGGTCGAGGCCGCCCTGGGCGGCGACCTTCAAGGGCGCAGCATCCGAGAGCTGGAGGCCCTTTGGCAGCAGGCCAAGGCCCAGATCCGCAACGAACAGCAGGGTGCGGTCTGA
- a CDS encoding Coq4 family protein: MGFRYLDRLASPEQIQGFLGLMDLAAGGGDSAQNVFELSHRLRDSNPMQLCRKRLARHPEAQQLIKNRQLSGPYDAAALKALPKGSLGHTYATVLGAMGYDINFFPEPSFFGNLETDADYINYRVYATHDLHHILTGFSLDNFGELGVISVSVAQFSHPGLAFTDLMALLLNWFRDDTPVDELETHAERTHTAAYAFGRISEGLEMGANAKPLFAQPWEQLMERNLAELRQELQLEAVTSGPWSWSSNPEISAALEA, from the coding sequence ATGGGTTTTCGCTACCTCGATCGCCTAGCCAGCCCTGAGCAAATCCAAGGCTTCCTGGGCCTGATGGACCTGGCGGCTGGCGGTGGGGACTCCGCGCAGAACGTCTTTGAGCTCTCCCACCGACTGCGGGACTCCAACCCGATGCAGCTCTGCCGCAAGCGCCTCGCCCGGCACCCCGAAGCCCAGCAGCTGATCAAGAACCGGCAGCTGAGCGGTCCCTATGACGCTGCCGCCCTCAAGGCCCTCCCCAAGGGAAGCCTGGGGCACACCTACGCCACGGTGCTAGGCGCCATGGGCTACGACATCAACTTCTTCCCGGAGCCCAGCTTTTTCGGGAACCTCGAGACCGACGCGGACTACATCAACTACCGGGTCTACGCGACCCACGACCTGCACCACATCCTCACGGGATTCAGCCTGGACAACTTCGGCGAATTGGGGGTGATCAGCGTCAGCGTCGCCCAGTTCTCCCACCCCGGACTGGCCTTCACCGACCTGATGGCCCTGCTGCTCAATTGGTTCCGCGATGACACCCCTGTCGATGAACTCGAGACCCACGCCGAGCGGACCCACACCGCGGCCTACGCCTTTGGCCGCATCAGTGAAGGGCTGGAGATGGGGGCCAATGCCAAGCCTCTGTTTGCTCAACCCTGGGAGCAACTGATGGAGCGCAACCTCGCTGAGCTGCGCCAGGAGCTGCAGCTCGAAGCCGTGACCAGCGGCCCCTGGAGCTGGAGCAGCAACCCAGAGATCAGTGCAGCCCTAGAGGCTTGA
- a CDS encoding metal-binding protein, with protein MASGQQHDRATCWLALPYGLLWWPWLGPIGALVSTLAFLMGGLWLSPDLDTNSRPYQRWGPLRWLWWPYRKALRHRSVLSHAPVLGTLVRVGYLIGIALLLTGLAHPPSSTDLLSWMQQQWSRPERLLLVALIGIEASAWLHLIQDGDPMPIRSRRQKRR; from the coding sequence ATGGCCAGCGGCCAGCAACACGACCGCGCCACCTGTTGGCTGGCTCTGCCCTATGGACTGCTCTGGTGGCCCTGGCTTGGGCCCATCGGGGCCCTCGTCAGCACCCTGGCCTTTTTGATGGGAGGCCTCTGGCTGTCCCCTGATCTGGACACCAACTCGCGGCCCTACCAACGCTGGGGACCACTGCGCTGGCTCTGGTGGCCATACCGCAAGGCCCTGCGGCACCGCTCCGTTCTGTCCCACGCGCCGGTGCTCGGCACCCTGGTGCGCGTCGGCTATCTCATCGGCATCGCCCTGCTGCTGACGGGCCTGGCCCACCCACCTTCGAGCACAGATCTGCTGAGCTGGATGCAGCAGCAATGGAGCCGGCCGGAGCGGTTACTGCTGGTCGCCCTGATCGGGATCGAGGCCAGCGCCTGGCTCCACCTGATCCAGGACGGCGATCCCATGCCGATCCGGTCCAGACGCCAGAAACGCCGATAA
- a CDS encoding HupE/UreJ family protein, which translates to MGDSSNLTALQGLLSGIGHPLLGPDHLLFLIAIAFIGLRKPTAWVLPLLATGLLGSLASQIVPLPDAVAPWAEAIVSLSLVLEGLIALNKLPANLLLPLVGLHGFLLGSTIVGAEPTPLLTYFIGLLVGQGALLLAVCAGASRLREWLGANGQRLAAGIWMGIGMAFAWVALID; encoded by the coding sequence ATGGGCGACTCAAGCAATTTGACTGCTCTTCAAGGCCTATTGAGCGGAATCGGTCATCCCCTGCTTGGACCCGACCACCTGCTCTTTTTGATTGCGATCGCTTTTATTGGCCTTCGCAAGCCAACAGCTTGGGTTCTCCCCCTTCTGGCAACAGGTCTTCTGGGCAGCCTTGCATCCCAGATCGTGCCTCTTCCAGATGCAGTCGCACCGTGGGCAGAAGCGATTGTTTCCTTGAGCTTGGTGCTTGAAGGCTTGATTGCCTTGAACAAGCTCCCGGCCAATCTTCTTCTGCCCCTAGTCGGCCTACATGGCTTTTTGCTCGGCAGCACGATCGTTGGAGCAGAACCAACCCCGTTGTTGACCTATTTCATTGGTCTTCTGGTTGGCCAGGGTGCTCTGCTTCTTGCTGTGTGTGCGGGTGCATCACGTTTGCGTGAATGGCTAGGTGCAAACGGCCAAAGGCTTGCTGCGGGAATCTGGATGGGTATTGGTATGGCCTTTGCCTGGGTGGCCCTCATCGACTGA
- a CDS encoding tyrosine-type recombinase/integrase, whose product MPCRATLHAPKLAKALTDDELGIVLATIAKAADGQSRGTAARDFVMVKGSYLIGCRVTELCRLRWQDIEPLEDGAHIHLLGKGSKALTVRTSKETLALFESLGRGEAGEWLGHALDRSGQLVLSRLPGASFRR is encoded by the coding sequence ATGCCGTGCCGAGCCACCCTGCACGCTCCCAAGCTCGCCAAGGCTTTGACCGATGACGAGTTAGGCATAGTGCTGGCCACGATCGCCAAGGCGGCCGATGGCCAGAGCCGTGGGACAGCCGCGCGCGACTTCGTCATGGTCAAAGGCAGCTACCTGATTGGTTGTCGCGTCACCGAGTTGTGCCGTTTGCGCTGGCAGGACATCGAGCCCCTGGAAGACGGTGCCCATATTCATTTGCTGGGCAAGGGATCAAAGGCCCTCACCGTTCGGACAAGTAAGGAGACCCTCGCACTGTTCGAGTCGCTCGGCCGCGGCGAGGCGGGGGAGTGGCTTGGGCACGCTCTTGATCGAAGCGGCCAGCTGGTCCTCTCCCGGTTACCCGGCGCTTCGTTCCGCCGTTAA
- the phnD gene encoding phosphate/phosphite/phosphonate ABC transporter substrate-binding protein, with translation MLSQAARFSAVAFASAAIVLTGCSSQTTTGKSADSSDPDKLIVALLPDENAATVIQDNQGLKDYLNQKLGKEIELVVTTDYSSMIEAARNDRLDLAYFGPLSYVLAKSKSEIEPFAARIKGGTKTYQSCLIGNTEAGVTDFEAIKGKTFAFGDPASTSSRLFPELTLKENGLTKGEDYEGVFLGAHDAVALAVQNGNAQAGGVACPIFESLKKKGKIDATKVTLIAKSAPIPQYPWTMRSSLKPELKDTIRTTFIELNDESVLKPFKADGFAVMSDQDYDGIRKAGDLLGLDLGKFVN, from the coding sequence ATGTTGTCCCAAGCTGCGCGTTTTTCAGCCGTTGCTTTTGCCTCTGCTGCGATTGTTCTGACTGGTTGCTCCAGCCAAACAACAACTGGTAAGTCTGCCGACTCCAGTGATCCCGACAAGCTGATTGTTGCCCTGCTCCCGGATGAAAATGCCGCAACGGTGATTCAGGACAACCAAGGACTGAAGGATTACCTCAACCAGAAGCTCGGCAAGGAAATTGAACTGGTGGTCACCACCGATTACTCCTCCATGATCGAGGCGGCTCGCAACGACCGTCTCGACCTGGCCTATTTCGGACCGCTCTCCTACGTCCTGGCCAAGAGCAAGAGCGAGATCGAACCGTTCGCCGCTCGGATCAAAGGTGGCACCAAGACCTACCAGTCATGCCTGATCGGCAACACCGAAGCCGGTGTGACCGACTTTGAGGCAATCAAAGGCAAAACCTTTGCCTTTGGAGATCCAGCCTCCACCTCCAGCCGTCTGTTCCCGGAACTGACCCTCAAAGAAAATGGTCTCACCAAGGGTGAGGACTACGAGGGTGTGTTCCTCGGCGCCCACGACGCTGTGGCACTGGCCGTTCAGAACGGCAACGCTCAGGCCGGTGGGGTGGCTTGCCCGATTTTCGAATCACTGAAGAAGAAGGGCAAGATCGACGCCACCAAGGTGACCTTGATCGCCAAATCAGCGCCGATCCCGCAGTACCCCTGGACGATGCGCTCGTCGTTGAAGCCTGAGCTGAAGGACACCATCAGGACCACCTTCATTGAACTGAATGACGAAAGCGTCCTGAAGCCGTTCAAGGCCGATGGGTTCGCCGTGATGAGCGATCAGGACTACGACGGCATCCGCAAGGCGGGTGATCTGCTGGGCCTCGACCTCGGCAAGTTCGTCAACTGA
- a CDS encoding phytanoyl-CoA dioxygenase family protein, which produces MSNTTTTTHWDPKDLLEFKGLHQQDGVVHVPGLVASEDLAELLAWIDDISNGSTLGRHYFESTDHGRVKARTEDFAKDHPPLHQFLTQGRVHDVLEALFGEPPVLFKEKINYKHPGAAGYAPHQDAPAYPFGSLHITMLLALDSADTSNGCLEFAKGANHNGVIDVNADGCLPIERAAQLEWTPMPVAAGDAVFFNSFAPHRSGTNRSDRSRRALYVTYNASSEGDLRSEYYDHKKKALAEGRVSLINHFLGEDVS; this is translated from the coding sequence ATGAGCAACACCACAACCACAACGCACTGGGATCCGAAGGATCTCCTTGAATTCAAAGGGCTTCATCAACAAGACGGCGTCGTCCATGTGCCTGGCTTGGTGGCAAGCGAAGACCTGGCCGAGCTGCTGGCTTGGATTGACGACATCTCCAACGGGTCGACATTGGGCCGCCACTACTTCGAAAGCACAGACCATGGCCGGGTGAAAGCACGAACCGAAGACTTCGCCAAGGATCACCCTCCCCTGCATCAGTTCCTGACCCAAGGACGAGTGCACGATGTGCTCGAAGCCTTGTTTGGCGAACCGCCGGTGTTGTTCAAGGAAAAGATCAACTACAAGCACCCCGGTGCCGCCGGGTACGCCCCCCATCAGGACGCCCCGGCCTACCCGTTTGGCTCGCTGCACATCACGATGCTGCTGGCCTTGGATTCAGCGGATACGAGCAATGGCTGCTTGGAATTCGCCAAAGGGGCCAATCACAACGGGGTGATCGATGTGAATGCCGATGGATGCCTCCCGATTGAGCGGGCAGCTCAACTTGAATGGACGCCGATGCCTGTGGCTGCTGGAGACGCGGTGTTCTTCAACTCCTTTGCACCACACCGCAGCGGCACCAACCGCTCCGATCGTTCCCGCCGCGCGCTGTACGTCACCTACAACGCCAGCTCAGAAGGCGATTTGCGATCGGAGTACTACGACCACAAAAAGAAGGCGCTTGCGGAAGGGCGCGTCAGCTTGATCAACCACTTTCTCGGGGAGGACGTCTCATGA
- the phnE gene encoding phosphonate ABC transporter, permease protein PhnE: protein MSASVDTHRAILRRHELRWRQQFLRVLVILTAVVGSLAVVGLFDPNRIATGVPAIFNLLPEMFPPDFARWPFWIKPLIDSMAMSIAGTSIAVFFSLLLCFFAARNTSPSPALYVIATAVLNVTRAVPELILGMILVAAVGFGALPGTLALGLHSVGMIGKFYAEAIELCDQEPIEAARSSGASELQVIVHSILPQVFPAMADVTFYRWEYNFRASMVVGAVGAGGIGLEIISALRIMEYQQVSALLLVVLVVVTALDSMSNALRHWMV from the coding sequence ATGAGTGCTTCCGTTGATACCCATCGCGCAATTCTTCGGCGCCATGAGCTGCGATGGCGGCAGCAATTCCTCCGTGTGCTGGTGATTCTCACGGCGGTTGTTGGTTCCTTGGCCGTTGTTGGACTGTTTGATCCGAATCGGATCGCCACTGGGGTGCCGGCGATTTTCAACTTGCTTCCAGAGATGTTTCCGCCAGATTTCGCTCGGTGGCCGTTCTGGATCAAGCCTTTGATCGACTCGATGGCGATGAGCATCGCAGGCACCTCCATCGCGGTGTTCTTCTCGCTCCTTCTTTGTTTCTTTGCCGCCCGTAACACCAGCCCCAGCCCAGCGCTCTACGTGATCGCCACGGCAGTGCTCAACGTGACCCGAGCCGTTCCCGAGTTGATTCTCGGCATGATTCTTGTGGCTGCGGTTGGCTTCGGAGCACTGCCTGGAACCCTGGCGCTTGGCCTTCACTCCGTAGGCATGATCGGCAAGTTCTACGCCGAGGCGATCGAACTCTGCGATCAGGAGCCGATCGAAGCCGCCCGCTCATCGGGGGCGTCTGAACTGCAGGTGATCGTTCACAGCATCCTTCCTCAGGTGTTTCCAGCCATGGCGGATGTCACCTTCTACCGCTGGGAATACAACTTCCGGGCTTCGATGGTGGTGGGCGCCGTTGGCGCCGGCGGCATCGGTTTGGAAATCATCAGTGCCCTGCGGATCATGGAGTACCAACAGGTTTCGGCCCTGCTGCTGGTGGTTCTTGTGGTGGTCACAGCGCTCGATTCGATGAGCAATGCCCTGCGGCATTGGATGGTGTAA
- a CDS encoding helix-turn-helix transcriptional regulator, translated as MNEDEPGGSSTLAICLAGEEVEYSEGKYKTKIRPKSVFLNPRHGGLVTTGYLSGIYCQIDHERLNKIVRTVNQKNTSIRLDQPLLFEPSEHGKERSFSSDIRAFFAFVDSLLKESQSLPATLCLDDTMYRMLALSLLGDREVQECNPINISPNWTWKLDELVDYIKANSHLPLSITDLEQISNYSARHLQYAFKEKLKCSPMQFLRNQRLSNAMERLQRGEPSATVIGIARECGYTNSQQFSKAFRKRFGVSPSAVLRHAKG; from the coding sequence ATGAATGAAGACGAACCCGGAGGGTCGAGCACGCTGGCGATTTGCCTAGCAGGAGAAGAAGTGGAATACAGCGAGGGAAAGTATAAAACCAAAATCCGACCCAAAAGCGTATTTTTAAATCCAAGGCACGGCGGACTAGTCACCACCGGCTACCTATCAGGCATTTACTGCCAGATTGATCACGAGAGACTGAACAAAATAGTTCGAACAGTCAATCAAAAGAATACGTCGATCAGGCTTGACCAACCCTTGCTATTCGAGCCAAGCGAGCATGGAAAAGAAAGAAGCTTTAGCTCAGACATCAGAGCATTTTTCGCATTCGTAGATTCTCTATTAAAGGAGAGCCAATCTCTTCCTGCCACCCTTTGCTTAGACGACACGATGTACCGAATGCTTGCCCTATCGCTTCTTGGAGATAGAGAAGTGCAAGAGTGCAATCCAATCAACATTAGTCCCAACTGGACATGGAAGCTGGATGAACTAGTTGATTACATCAAAGCCAACAGCCACCTCCCCCTCAGCATCACCGATCTAGAACAGATCAGCAATTATTCAGCCAGGCATCTGCAATATGCATTCAAAGAAAAGCTGAAATGCAGCCCGATGCAATTTCTTAGAAATCAACGACTCTCAAATGCAATGGAGAGACTCCAACGCGGAGAACCAAGCGCCACCGTCATCGGCATCGCCCGCGAGTGCGGATACACAAACAGCCAACAATTTTCAAAAGCTTTTCGAAAACGATTCGGAGTGTCCCCATCCGCAGTCTTAAGGCATGCCAAGGGATAA